The DNA segment CCATCGCCGCGCCCTGTGCCATGTGCGGCTTCATCGGGTGGCAGGCATCGCCCAGCAGCACCAGGCGGCCGCGGCTCCAGAGCGGCAGCGGGTCGCGCTCCAGCAGCGACCACTTCGTCACCTCCACCGTCGCGTCGATCAGCGCCTGCACCGTGGGATGCCAGCCCGAGAAGGCCTCGCGCATCTCGTCCTTGCTGCTCGGCAGCCAGCGGTCGTTCAGGTCCCACTGCTCGACGGGCACGCCGGTCACGTAGTAGAGCTCGTCCTGCTTGCCGGTGACGAAGTAGGTCATCATGTGGCGATCGTCGCTCCACCACTTCACGCAGGCGTCGAAGGGCAGCATGCCCGCCTTGACCTCGGGCGTGGGGAACACGGCGCGGTGGGCGAGGTAGCCCGCGTACTTCGGCAGCTCGGGGCCGAGCAGCTCCTCGCGGATGCGGGAGTTCACGCCGTCAGCGCCGATCACGATGTCGGCCTCTTCCGTCGTGCCGTCGGCGAAGTGCATCACGACGACATCGCCGCGGTCCTCGACTTTCGTCAGGAACTTGCCGTAGGCCATCACGCTGTCCGACAGCGCATCGATCAGCAGCGCGTGGAAATCGCCGCGGTGCACGGTCAGGTAGCTGGCGCCGTATTCCTTGACGGCATAGTCGCCCAGCGGGATCTGCGCCAGCACGTCGCCGGTCTGCCAATGGC comes from the Paracidovorax avenae ATCC 19860 genome and includes:
- a CDS encoding FAD-dependent monooxygenase, coding for MSQSPRIAVVGAGLGGAAAAKLLLQEGFDVRVYEQAPSFSRLGAGIHVGPNVMKILRRIGIEDALNAQGSHPDYWYSRHWQTGDVLAQIPLGDYAVKEYGASYLTVHRGDFHALLIDALSDSVMAYGKFLTKVEDRGDVVVMHFADGTTEEADIVIGADGVNSRIREELLGPELPKYAGYLAHRAVFPTPEVKAGMLPFDACVKWWSDDRHMMTYFVTGKQDELYYVTGVPVEQWDLNDRWLPSSKDEMREAFSGWHPTVQALIDATVEVTKWSLLERDPLPLWSRGRLVLLGDACHPMKPHMAQGAAMAIEDGAMLARCLKEVGAHNHELAFALYEANRAGRASKVQRISHDNTWLRTNEDPSWCFGYDVFSIPLVEPKVAAAA